A genomic region of Lysinibacillus sp. 2017 contains the following coding sequences:
- a CDS encoding HD-GYP domain-containing protein, whose amino-acid sequence MSKIEQILIQDVAPGDILATDIFIDRQLLMKKDSKLTEKGIELLKKKSVQFISIYYNETSILPNTFLPEQSAKEEQLEQPNFTFNFNNISSISATPEAQKVNFYTLLAELDIEIRYGQILKDETDIDYLQDLLNVIMSNDVYFDHLMQLKRWDYVGYLHCIDAFIIGTLFARKLQLRNIEQIAIGYLLHDIGKLRIPKEILQKPGRLNTKEFELMKSHTIEGEKIFKQIGLLDYSYLARSHHERRNGEGYPESIPSVFTTELEILQIIDVYSAITMKRAYRDAMRAADAFSLLYRDEDMFNEGLLTQFVDFIGIYPENSIVLLSDDFHAIVEKANPQFPTSPRVKCIETGVSFHISINNDIEIVQMISHQSENKDELLNTFYNELVSANVESAKKTYLKLVDNFKMSEYFTKIFIPVYQILNLLKMQKAIYDTKFTQVVEYMEQLMQQKIDEQIDNDNYNERILLLVDNEFKNEYLFTVFLGLIHNEHIYPHVLPIDASLDKILMTIDNEKIEKTCVISGSSADTFLLSYLPNTYELSKNRVEHYLLDLVGENKDRFEFDYLLQEYSIDQLVYF is encoded by the coding sequence TTGTCAAAAATAGAACAAATTTTAATTCAAGATGTTGCGCCTGGTGACATTTTAGCTACTGACATATTTATCGATCGACAATTACTAATGAAAAAAGATAGTAAACTAACGGAAAAGGGAATTGAGTTATTAAAAAAGAAAAGTGTTCAATTCATTTCTATTTATTATAATGAAACTTCCATTCTTCCAAATACATTTCTTCCTGAACAAAGCGCTAAAGAAGAACAACTTGAGCAACCAAATTTCACGTTCAATTTCAACAATATATCCAGTATTTCCGCTACACCAGAAGCTCAAAAAGTTAATTTTTATACCCTTTTAGCGGAACTAGATATTGAAATTCGCTACGGTCAAATATTAAAAGATGAAACTGATATCGATTACTTACAAGATTTATTAAATGTAATTATGAGTAATGATGTTTATTTTGATCATTTAATGCAACTGAAACGATGGGATTATGTAGGTTATTTGCATTGCATCGACGCCTTTATTATCGGTACTTTGTTTGCGCGCAAATTACAATTACGCAATATTGAGCAAATTGCGATTGGTTATTTATTGCATGATATTGGAAAACTGAGAATTCCAAAAGAGATTTTGCAAAAACCAGGTCGTCTTAATACTAAAGAGTTTGAATTAATGAAATCGCATACAATTGAAGGCGAAAAAATCTTCAAACAAATAGGACTTTTAGATTATTCTTATTTAGCACGCTCACACCATGAACGTAGAAATGGAGAAGGTTACCCTGAAAGCATCCCTTCTGTTTTTACAACAGAGCTTGAAATTCTGCAAATTATCGATGTGTATTCTGCTATTACGATGAAACGAGCGTACCGCGATGCCATGCGGGCTGCCGATGCTTTTAGTTTATTATATCGTGATGAAGATATGTTCAATGAGGGCTTATTAACACAATTTGTTGACTTTATTGGTATTTACCCAGAAAACTCCATCGTTCTACTATCAGATGATTTTCATGCAATCGTTGAAAAGGCGAATCCCCAATTCCCTACTTCACCACGCGTGAAATGTATTGAAACGGGCGTATCTTTCCACATTTCTATTAATAATGACATCGAAATCGTTCAAATGATTTCACACCAATCTGAAAATAAAGATGAGTTACTGAATACATTTTATAATGAACTCGTTAGTGCCAATGTAGAAAGCGCCAAAAAAACTTATTTAAAGCTAGTTGACAACTTTAAAATGTCAGAATATTTCACCAAAATATTCATTCCCGTGTATCAAATCTTAAATTTGTTGAAGATGCAAAAGGCAATTTATGATACAAAATTCACACAAGTTGTAGAATATATGGAACAATTAATGCAGCAAAAAATCGATGAGCAGATCGATAATGACAACTACAATGAAAGAATTTTATTATTAGTCGATAATGAATTTAAAAATGAGTATTTATTTACAGTATTTTTAGGACTCATTCATAATGAGCACATTTATCCTCATGTATTGCCAATTGATGCAAGCTTGGATAAGATTTTGATGACGATTGATAATGAAAAAATTGAGAAAACTTGCGTTATTAGCGGTTCTTCAGCAGATACATTTTTATTATCTTATTTACCAAATACGTATGAACTATCCAAAAACCGCGTAGAGCATTATTTATTAGATTTAGTCGGTGAAAATAAAGACCGTTTTGAATTTGATTATCTTCTACAAGAATATTCAATCGACCAACTTGTATACTTCTAG
- the leuS gene encoding leucine--tRNA ligase, which produces MSFNHQKIEKKWQQYWDVNKTFKTENEADKPKFYALDMFPYPSGAGLHVGHPEGYTATDILSRFKRLQGYNVLHPMGWDAFGLPAEQYALDTGNDPAEFTAKNIATFKRQIQELGFSYDWDREINTTDPSYYKWTQWIFTKLVEMDLAYVDEVAVNWCEALGTVLANEEVIDGLSERGNHPVVRRPMRQWVLRITKYADRLIDDLEEVDWPESIKEMQRNWIGRSEGAQVRFAVDGTDASFEVFTTRPDTLFGATYCVLAPEHKLVADITAPEQKAAVEAYLEKVALKSDLERTDLAKEKTGVFTGAYAINPINGEKMPIWIADYVLSTYGTGAIMAVPAHDERDYEFAKEFGIEIKAVLEGGDIEKEAFTGDGVHINSGFLDGLNKIDGIAKAIEWLQENGVGEKKITYRLRDWLFSRQRYWGEPIPVIHWEDGTMTTVPVDQLPLELPKTTNIHPSGTGESPLANIEEWVNVVDPITGLKGRRETNTMPQWAGSSWYFLRYIDPTNETAIADPELLKRWLPADIYIGGAEHAVLHLLYARFWHKVLYDMGVVHTKEPFQKLFNQGMILGEGNEKMSKSKGNVVNPDEIVESHGADTLRLYEMFMGPLEASVAWNTNGLDGARRFLDRIWRLFVTDEGQLAAKVQDSADTTLEKVYHQTVKKVTEDYEGIRFNTAISQMMVFINDCYKADVVPTEYAEGFVKLLSPIAPHVAEELWAILGHEGTITYEQWPMFDESKLVDDEIEVVVQVLGKVRAKVQVTKDITKEELEKIALADSKVQEFIDGKTVVKVIVIPGKLVNIVVK; this is translated from the coding sequence GTGAGCTTTAATCATCAAAAAATCGAAAAAAAGTGGCAGCAATATTGGGATGTTAACAAAACATTCAAAACAGAAAATGAAGCCGATAAACCAAAATTCTATGCATTAGACATGTTTCCGTACCCATCAGGTGCTGGTCTACACGTAGGTCACCCAGAAGGTTATACAGCAACAGATATTTTATCTCGTTTCAAACGTCTGCAAGGCTATAACGTACTTCATCCAATGGGCTGGGATGCTTTTGGTTTACCAGCGGAGCAGTACGCACTTGATACAGGGAATGACCCAGCTGAATTTACTGCGAAGAATATTGCGACGTTCAAACGTCAAATTCAAGAGCTTGGCTTCTCTTATGACTGGGATCGTGAAATTAATACAACAGACCCTTCATACTACAAATGGACACAATGGATTTTCACGAAATTAGTGGAGATGGATTTAGCTTATGTGGATGAAGTAGCTGTAAACTGGTGTGAAGCATTAGGTACAGTACTTGCTAATGAAGAAGTAATCGATGGTCTTTCTGAACGTGGAAATCACCCAGTAGTACGCCGTCCAATGCGTCAATGGGTGCTACGTATTACAAAATATGCAGACCGTTTAATTGATGATTTAGAAGAGGTAGATTGGCCAGAATCAATCAAAGAAATGCAGCGTAACTGGATTGGTCGTTCTGAAGGTGCACAAGTTCGCTTCGCAGTAGATGGAACAGATGCTTCATTTGAAGTGTTCACAACACGTCCAGATACATTATTTGGTGCGACATACTGTGTATTAGCTCCAGAACATAAGCTAGTAGCAGATATTACAGCACCAGAACAAAAAGCTGCAGTAGAAGCTTACTTAGAAAAAGTGGCATTAAAATCTGACCTTGAACGTACAGATTTAGCAAAAGAAAAAACAGGTGTATTTACGGGTGCTTATGCAATCAATCCAATTAACGGTGAAAAAATGCCGATTTGGATTGCAGATTACGTACTATCTACTTATGGTACAGGTGCAATCATGGCTGTTCCTGCACATGATGAGCGTGACTATGAATTCGCAAAAGAATTTGGCATCGAAATTAAAGCAGTATTAGAAGGTGGCGACATCGAGAAAGAAGCGTTCACTGGTGACGGTGTACACATTAACTCAGGCTTCCTAGATGGTTTAAATAAAATTGATGGTATCGCGAAAGCTATCGAATGGTTACAAGAAAACGGTGTGGGTGAAAAGAAAATTACGTACCGTCTACGTGACTGGTTATTCAGTCGTCAACGTTATTGGGGCGAGCCAATTCCAGTAATTCACTGGGAAGATGGTACAATGACAACTGTTCCTGTTGATCAGCTGCCATTAGAGCTACCAAAAACAACAAATATCCATCCTTCAGGTACAGGTGAATCACCACTTGCAAATATTGAAGAATGGGTAAATGTAGTAGACCCTATAACAGGCTTAAAAGGGCGTCGTGAAACAAATACAATGCCACAATGGGCTGGTTCTTCATGGTACTTCTTACGCTACATTGATCCAACAAACGAGACCGCAATTGCCGATCCAGAACTACTTAAACGTTGGTTACCAGCTGATATTTATATCGGTGGAGCTGAGCATGCAGTACTTCACTTACTATATGCGCGTTTCTGGCATAAAGTACTTTACGATATGGGCGTTGTTCACACGAAAGAACCATTCCAAAAGTTATTTAACCAAGGGATGATCTTAGGTGAAGGTAACGAAAAAATGTCAAAATCTAAAGGTAATGTTGTAAACCCAGATGAAATCGTTGAATCTCATGGTGCCGATACACTTCGTTTATACGAAATGTTCATGGGCCCATTAGAAGCATCTGTTGCTTGGAATACAAATGGCCTTGATGGTGCTCGTCGTTTCTTAGACCGTATTTGGCGTTTATTTGTCACAGATGAAGGACAACTTGCTGCAAAAGTACAAGATTCAGCTGATACAACATTAGAAAAAGTGTATCACCAAACTGTGAAAAAAGTGACAGAGGATTACGAAGGTATTCGTTTCAATACGGCGATTTCACAAATGATGGTATTCATCAATGACTGCTATAAAGCAGATGTAGTTCCTACTGAGTATGCAGAAGGCTTTGTGAAACTATTATCTCCAATTGCACCACACGTGGCAGAAGAACTTTGGGCGATTTTAGGTCATGAAGGTACAATTACGTATGAACAGTGGCCAATGTTTGACGAGTCGAAACTTGTTGACGATGAAATCGAAGTTGTTGTTCAAGTATTAGGCAAAGTACGTGCAAAAGTACAAGTGACAAAAGATATTACTAAAGAAGAATTAGAAAAAATTGCACTTGCAGATAGTAAAGTACAAGAATTTATCGATGGCAAAACAGTGGTAAAAGTCATTGTGATTCCAGGTAAATTAGTAAATATCGTAGTTAAATAA
- a CDS encoding response regulator transcription factor — protein sequence MEDTTILIIEDDSDILEVLSLYVQNAGYHVLKATTIQEGLQVFSTQKVDLMLVDINLPDGNGSDLAIEIRKTSEVIIFFITANNTVEDKLQGFDVGADDYITKPFVPKEVIARIKAHLNRKKVHKKNQLVVNNDILIDFEEKTVYKQGKELHLFTKEKQILFYLVENQNQVLSVEQIINQVWGYDEFVDLKAVTVHISMLRKKIESNPTKPIYIQTVRGFGYKFELK from the coding sequence ATGGAAGATACGACGATTTTAATTATCGAGGATGACTCGGACATTTTGGAAGTACTTTCTTTGTATGTTCAAAATGCAGGTTATCATGTGTTAAAAGCGACAACGATTCAAGAAGGTTTACAAGTATTTTCTACACAAAAAGTAGATCTCATGTTAGTAGATATTAATTTACCTGATGGTAATGGTAGTGATCTTGCAATAGAAATCAGAAAAACTTCAGAAGTAATTATTTTTTTTATTACGGCAAATAATACGGTTGAAGATAAATTACAGGGTTTTGACGTAGGCGCAGACGATTATATTACAAAACCATTCGTTCCTAAAGAGGTAATTGCTCGTATCAAGGCACACTTGAATCGGAAAAAGGTACATAAAAAAAATCAACTAGTAGTAAATAATGATATCTTGATAGATTTTGAAGAAAAAACAGTATATAAACAAGGGAAAGAATTACATCTATTTACAAAAGAAAAGCAAATATTGTTTTATCTTGTTGAAAATCAAAATCAAGTATTGAGCGTGGAGCAAATTATAAATCAGGTTTGGGGTTATGATGAGTTTGTCGACTTAAAAGCTGTAACTGTACATATTAGCATGTTGCGTAAAAAAATTGAAAGTAATCCAACAAAGCCAATTTATATCCAAACCGTACGGGGATTTGGGTATAAGTTTGAATTGAAATAA
- a CDS encoding cation diffusion facilitator family transporter has translation MSEHHHTNNKKTLKISFIIITTFMLVEAIGGFFTNSLALLSDAGHMLSDAISLGIALIAFMLGERAVSNQKTFGYKRFEVLAAAFNGMTLMLIAIFICYEAIGRFIKPPEVASVGMLIISAIGLIVNIFVAWLMTRGADTKDNLNMRGAFLHVISDMLGSVGAIVAALLMMGFGWLWADPLASVIVAILVFRSGYSIMKASVHILMEGAPETIDVEKIARQIGSNEQVLALHDLHIWTISSGFNMFTCHIVVAAQLPIGESEKLLKTIEHQLLDKGIHHVTIQVESAMHPHDESLLCTFKAQEEHHHNHHH, from the coding sequence ATGTCAGAGCATCATCATACAAATAATAAAAAGACTTTAAAGATTTCCTTTATAATCATTACAACTTTTATGCTGGTTGAAGCAATCGGTGGTTTTTTCACGAATAGTTTAGCGCTACTTTCAGATGCAGGACATATGTTAAGTGATGCTATTTCACTGGGTATTGCATTGATTGCGTTTATGTTAGGTGAGCGTGCGGTGTCCAATCAAAAAACATTTGGATATAAACGTTTTGAAGTGTTGGCAGCTGCATTTAACGGCATGACCTTAATGCTTATTGCGATTTTTATATGTTATGAAGCAATCGGTCGCTTTATAAAACCACCTGAGGTTGCATCAGTTGGGATGTTGATCATTAGTGCAATTGGGTTGATCGTCAATATTTTTGTAGCTTGGCTCATGACGCGCGGTGCGGATACGAAAGATAATTTAAATATGCGTGGGGCTTTTTTGCATGTCATTAGCGACATGTTGGGTTCTGTCGGAGCAATTGTGGCTGCACTGCTAATGATGGGCTTTGGTTGGCTTTGGGCTGACCCACTTGCTAGTGTAATCGTTGCTATTTTAGTATTCCGAAGTGGCTATAGCATTATGAAGGCATCCGTTCATATTTTAATGGAAGGTGCACCAGAAACGATTGATGTAGAAAAAATTGCGCGACAAATTGGTTCGAATGAGCAAGTACTTGCGCTACATGATTTACACATTTGGACGATTTCAAGTGGCTTTAATATGTTTACATGTCACATCGTTGTGGCTGCACAATTACCAATTGGTGAAAGTGAAAAGTTGCTTAAAACGATTGAACACCAATTACTAGACAAAGGTATTCATCATGTTACAATCCAAGTGGAATCAGCTATGCATCCACATGATGAAAGCTTACTCTGTACATTCAAAGCGCAAGAAGAACATCACCATAACCATCATCATTGA